The sequence TTTGTAGCTCAATATATTAATTACCTTTTCAAACATACACAGCAGTAAATGCATTGTGTctgtcagtgaaaataaacGGCACGTCCAGTAGAGAGGCTTGATACTGTAATACATTCATtggggaaaaggaaaagatCTTGCAGAGTGATAAGAATATAAATAGCTGCTTCAGAACATTGTTGAATTTGCATGTTTAATGCACAGCAAGTGACTGGTTTGCCTGATTTGTCTGAGAGTAAAATCCTTGTCACTCTGCCTCTACTGTACCGTCCCAGGATCCCACTTTTCTTGAGAAGAAGGAGCGCTGTGAGTACCTGAAGAACAAACTCTCGCACATCAAACAGAGGATCCAACAATATGATAAAGTCATGGAGTGGAATGACGGCTACAGCTAAActactgctgctcctctgccttgGGAGGCCACTCAAAAGACATTCAGGTGGAGGAATACTGTGGGAACCACTGGACTAGAACCACAGCAGGCGGATAGTAGTGAGAAGTTGTATTGGCACTGATCTTTCCAGTCTGTGTTGTCTGTCACATCTGCACAGCGGTTACGTAGCTGTCAgcagtttagtgtgtgtgtgtgtgtgtgtatttatgtgtgtgcgtgcctgtgagCATGCACACTGCAACCAAAGGGGGAAATGTGTTTACTTTTCTACTTAAAATGGtctgaatatgcaaaagatgcaatgtgtgtgtgtgatactgtgactgtgtttgtacCTGGGGCTCACTACTTCATTTCATGAATAACACTGGGATCTGACCTGAATGTTTCCTGTTATCAGCCTTAAGGAGTGAGACGCctgcatatttttctttgtttcttaaccaaaataaaatggTTAAGAACcaaaccaaaatgaaataactcgtaatttaacattttttcttcctcctgtctATGTACTTAAGTCTTCAGGTTTATTTAATTTGCCTGCACAAGCTTTACAGCTACTGACGTACAGCTCATGAAAGGTTCACATCCCAGCCGAATCACTGAACTGCCGTTAAGATTGTTTTGATTGCACATGATGATTTTATGTTTAACTGTTTGACAGATGTCTGAATTGAGAACTATGCATTTCCCACAGGGGTGATAATGGCATTACTAAGTAATTGTCAACaggtaatgtgtgttttttaatgctTACTACTGACTTTGTTCTACCATTTcataaacattttataattgTACTCACTTTCAActtatgttttaatattttagtgCCTTACTATGTAAGCCTTATGCCTTAACATATTCATTTGATCCTCCTTATACCACTTTGTTACCATGTAATGTCTTAAAATACAGCTGATAGTTAACGCTCTTTATTAATTGATCACTATCACAAGTTCTACATCCTTCTGACTTTTATGTTACCAAATATAATTGTAAATACATGGCTgtgtccattttttaaaaaataaattaattaataaaactgtaCTTGCTGCCTTCTGAATACATTTTGGCTGAGGCACTTTCAGCTTTTGGTCTGCTCCTTTATTTATCAACAGCCACGTGTAAATTGTAGTTCTGGACTTGGGACAAAAATGACAACGGTGCACTGATGCGTTTATGAAGCTTGTGAAAAGAGGCATACTAATCCTATAATCAGTTCTAGTATACCACACAGAAGTCACAGTAAAACTAAGTGTATAGAGAGTGTATATATAAACTGTTGGAACAACATAGCCTATGGTAATGTTTACACAGTCCCTTAAGCgtttttcactgcagccattttgacatgaaacagcagggtaaacactgGGTTTATGACATTAATTTTGGTTCCATTCCATAGAAATAACTGGAAAGTAAccttaattattttcattattgacacctgtgtttaccctgctgtttcatgtcaaaatggctgctgtgaaaaagcctTGCTGTGAAAAAACCTTGAGAAGAGATAGTGTGTAGTGTAAGTCTCTAAGTACAGGGATATTATTGGAGTAGCAATACTGTAGGATCTCTTATCTATAAACTTAAGCAACTAATAATTAGCAGTATGTTTTAGTACTAGATGTATAGTGATGTTTATTCATCAAGTCTATATAACCCATATGTTTAGTAATTCttaagtaactagtaactagtATTAATCCCATGTTGGTTAGAAAGTGAGCGATTCATGATCAAACCTTTCTTACTGCTAATGATACCTTAATTGTACTTACTAGTTTATGTACCTGTAAGTAAAGTGGAAAATAATTCTGTGTTATTCAATTGTCTATGATCTATTCAtagcatgaaaaaataaataaaagtggaaGCAAGACTACTGACGCTGCCCCCGAAACAAGTTCTGGTTTTGTAAAATATCTAACGACTGTAAAGTTACACCATTTTCCTCACAAGGCAGCACTTTGCCTAGCTTTGTGGCACTTTAAAGGTGTAGTATGCAAAATTAGAATTAAGAAATTTTGGAATACGCACATAATTGAGCAGTACTGTATTGAACTGCATTAATGCTGTTATGGTGACAGATTTTTCAGAAGCAGGCATTTTACAATAGCAACGTTCAGGTGAAATGTTATTGTGATGTCTCACGTCACCTTTAAAATGTGCAACTAATGATTAATTTATAGATTAAACAGGTGCTGCCGGGAGATATGTCAATGTACAATAATTTCTTAATATCTGAGAAAGGACCTGCCTTTGTCAGGCTCAATGCAGAAGTTCCCCCACCGTGGCAGGCCACCATGGTAAGACCATCACCAGCAATGtttagcatattttttttaaacaatcagtTTTATCAAATCAGATGTAGGCTAGCTTATTTCTGCCAAGACATGCCTTCATTATCAAAGTGACAAAAAGCGATTTGTGGTCTTGTGCAGAGTGAGAGGTGGACAGACACACTGCTGCGTGTAGTATTCCTATTGTCATCCATTAAtgtcgctgctgctgaaaatatgGCCACCCAGATGATGACACTGAGTAAACCGACTGTATTAATTTGTAAGGCAGGTGGACCAAACATCAGGCAGCACTCAAATTCCTATCTGAAGGTAAAGGAAACAGTCAAATGGACTTTTTTTATGAGTGCACACCTTCCCTCCATGACTTATGATGGCTCAATTTAGATAACAATCCAAACAATGACAGGTCAAAAATGGCATAGTCTGTGACGTTGACATGTTTTTGCAGTCGACAGTAGGctgcctttcaaaaaaaaaaaaaaaaaaaaaaaaaaaaatcaactgttgAATGTGCAACTTTAAAATGTAGacatttttaccattttatgGGGCCCTTACCGTGACTGGCAAAGACATGTGGTGATCTGAAAATGCTGCAATAATGACAATTctgtttaaaaattgtgctgatGTAAGCCTTCAGCAAAACCAGAACTTCCTTTAAGAGCcataaaaattgcaataaaatgtcagaaaaactcctgtttcctctatttgttcatgttcatgttttatttacagcGCTTTTGCCTCCACTGAACAGGGGTGGAGATGAAATTTCAAAAGTATTTTATTTGGTGCATGCAAACaattatattcttttttttctccaataaaTAGTGACAGTTACACCAGCAGTATCTGGTTAACTCCACATTTCCCCATATAAGTCCATTCACaaattgttttccattttacatACGGATTCATTAAATAATAATGGTAAACATCTCATTACTTAGCCTACTATTAATGCTTGTACATACATCACTCACAGAGTGAACAACACCATGTGTGaatgtttacttatttaatCATAATTTAACCTTTGGGTACTCCATgattgatgaataaataaaatgtcaacaaaatattattattatgtattattcaGTACTATAATTTATTATCACTCATTAATAACTTGGTCCACTTACATGTCTagtaattgatttatttatcaagactcattatcattatcagcaACAGAAACTGTAAGTCACAATTGGAATAGTATAGTcagaggtggaaagagtactacatattgctactcaagtagaaataCTGTCACTTGTTACTTACCTGATATTTTACTActgtaaatttgaatttttaatcGTGCACCTTCTATTGGAcattggaaatgacaaaaagtagaaccaacaaaatAGAATCAGattcttcttctcatctttgctgatgGACAGTTCATTGTCTTTGCTCATTTGTTCTCTAATGgatgtaatttaaaatgtagtgaagtacaatactgaaacaaaaatgtacttctgtaaaagtaaaatcactgactttaaaaaaaaatactcaataaTTACAAGTTCACAAAAAAGATACTCATTTACAGCAACACGACTTAATCTAAATAGTGACCTCCACCTCTGATTATAGTCGCACTATAATGATAGAGGAtagaaacaacagcagcagcaaaaggtACAATAAGAGCAGAATGAGTTTATTGTTGGTGAGTCGCTGAGGAAATATAATATTATAGGAACGGGATATAAAAGTGATTTCTCATTGTACTTTCTGAATCCAGCCTCATGAATTAGTCTGAAACTATTCCTGAAGTTGTGATCTGTCACCCAGTGCTAAGTGGCAGGTTGCTGGCCGCGGGCACGCGTATTGCAGCGCGGCCACATCAGGCGCGTCCACGGCTGGGACGAGGTGTGTCAGATGAGAGGGGGCGGGTCCGAGTTGACGGTGCGCTGCTTTGCTCAAGGTGTGgccttgtttttattatctACGGGCAGTTTCAACTGAAATATTTCAGGCGAGGACAGAACCAGCGACAGGTGAGTGTCTCGACCTCTGCTTTGTGGCGTTAAAACCAAAGTCTCCACTGAATTTGAAGAGATTAAGATACCTGACTCTGTTACCTGTATGAGCCACAGGTGTGTTGTTGGATACAGGTGAAATCGCACGGCAGCGTGTTTTGGTCTGACAGTAGTGCTGGAAAATTGGTTTGATAGAAATATCATGAAAAGTCTTACTTTAActggatttattattattattattattattattatttattgttaattatACGTTTACCTATATTAGCTCAGTAGTAATCACCACAGATTAAGAGGTGTCTTTGTTTCACACTGTTTCGTGTCAGTCTGCTAATTGATCATTTAAAATCATATGACATGATGTTGTAAAAttatatcacattttattttccgtttatctttattttgaaggagctCAGTTTAACCACAGAAGTCCTCTTGTCGATCCTGCGTGTGAAGCAGCAGAAGATTCAGCAATGTCCTCCAGGCCCAAGGACAGTCCGCCTCCTTATGAGTCAGACAATGGATAGTGAGTCTTTTTCCAatcaatacaatatatataaatctatcctatttctgttatgtttttcaaatatggTTATGAATAACTGCCAGTCACATTATAGTGGATTTCTCACCTTCAGAGTCAGGTGAGTATGGGTTGTCACATGTTTCTCTCTGTTCGCAGTAACATCCCACCCCAGCCAGCTTACTCCTATTACCCAGATGATGAGTTCCTTCATTTCTACCGCTGGACATCTCCTCCGGGCATCATCAAAATCATGGCCATCATCGCCGTCGTACTGTGTGTGGCCATTTTTGCTTGTGTTGCCTCCACGCTGGCTTGGGACACCCAGATGGGTCTGAGTGGCTTTGGGGGCATTGGAGGAGGCTATGGGGGCTATCAGCCGGGATATGGCACCGGTGGGTACGGCTCTTTTGGTGGTGGAGGATATGGAGCTGGAAACAACTACGGCTACGGTTCACTAGGAGGTAACTACACCGACCCTCGAAAGGGCAAGGCCTTCCTCATCGCTATGGCAGCCATCACCTTCATCGCAGTCCTGGCCGTCTTCATCATAATTGTGTCTCGGCAAGGCCTGTCTCAGTCGAGGAGGTTCTATCTGGCTGTGGTGATCGTGTGCGCCATCCTTGCGCTGCTGATGTTTATAGCCACCATAGTGTATCTCATGGCAGTGAACCCCACGGCCCAGTCGTCTGGATCGGTCTATTCCAGCCAGATAACCGGCCTGTGTGCCCAATTCCAGCAACCGCAGGTTTCAGGAGCGTTTGTCAACCAGTACCTCTACCACTACTGTGTTGTGGAGCCACAAGAGGTGAGTGCAAAGACTTAGCCGTGTGTCCCTGTTTCACCTCATCCAAgatctgttttctgtgtcaggactattgtattgtgtgtgtcagtatctGCACAGCTACATGCACCAGGAGTGTGTGATAcaagcatctgtgtgtgtttttcccaacACTGTGGTCCATCTGTTGTGGCAGGCGATCGCGGTGGTGTTTGGCTTCCTGGTTACTGCAGCTCTGATCATCATTCTGGTGTTTGCGCTCAAGACCCGTCAGAAAATCCAGAACTATGGAAAGAGCAACATTTTGTGGAGGAGGGTGAAGGAAGTGGATGAGGTAGCGCCACCTCAGGACGTCGAGGCATGGGTGAGTTTGATGATTTGTTCTGTTACCAAATCTCCCATCCAGAAATTAGCATAGTTTTGATAGAAGTGGCTGCCTAAATGATGTAACAAGTCCCCGGTCACTTTGTGCAGCCAGCCAGATCAAGAGGCTTTAACAAGCCAAGTCGGTGTGTGGCTGCCTGCTTGTGTAAAGCGTAGCAGGAGTGTGTGAGCTGAAGTAGTTCAACCTGTTTGGTGACAGTCACCTGTATatgagaggggggaggggaagtGTGGAGCAACAAGCCTCTCTGACTGCCTTGTGTGCCTGGTTTCTGGGTGTGGCATGTTGATGAAGATAGTTTCAATGTAATGTTGTCATGCTGCACACTCAGTTGAACAATATAAGATCCAGATTTATTGCTGTCAGTAGGCTATATTTTGGAAATCAGCAAATGCAACTTAAAAATCTTTATGTCATGATGAATCGTGATTTCTGAGTCTATTTTTAGCAGCCTTTCTTCCACATGCTTGCCTGATCAGTGACTAACAGATGAGACATGTTGGTGATAATGATGGTGTGATTCAGCGCAAGAAGTTTAGTTCACTCCAGAGCAGTTCAGAGGAAGAACCGGTCCGACTTGCATTCAAAGCCACAAATCCCAAAAGTGCGCAGACACACAACACCAGGACAGCAACATGATACTGTGAGCCCAAGGCATTTCAGTGCAACTTGTGGAAACCAGTCTAAAAACACTGAGACAGTGTCACTACAGTGATCTGCAGAGACTTCGGCCCTATAGACCGTTGTTTCTGGAATGTACAGTAAAGGGTGTAGATGCATAATTTAAGGCCTCTTGCAAGTCCGTGCCTGTTTAGCTTAGCTCAGTCGATAAAGGTCCAACAGATGTTAGTTTTCTTTGTGGATGCCAAACAATTGATTTCAAATCTGTTACAGATGGAAGCACGCTGCAGAATATTTAGAGTAACTTGTGCTGGGTTTGTGAGCTAAACTGGAATGACTGTTTTTCCCTTGTGTTCAAAACAGTgtaggaacaccacagaaatctGTCACCCAAATTACACCCTTTAATGCCATTATcttccactactactactactaaaatatagaaatgcagctcaaagtacTGTGCAATATAGAAATTACATCTACTAAGTGCTTCAcatgtaaatacagacattGAATGAACATCAAAACAATGATAGTATGCCATAAGTAATGTAACATGAAAAGGCCATTAGGATGGTCGGTAACGTTGGATTTTGTTTCCACACCAGTGGACTGTCCttatgcatttacatttatagGTCTAGTAGAATTTAAAGCTGTTCAAATATTGTGTAAAGCAAGTCGTAACACACTTCCTGGTAACgtacaaaaaatgttttcaaatagGGACAGGAGCAGCAATTTAAGAGGAGAATGCTATTTCAAATACAGTATGTTAATTCCATGCTGAAGACGATGTGCATTTGAGTTTGTGGGGTAAAACTTTGGAATAGTCGATATTTGGAAATGAACTCTGTACAGATTCAAAGCAGTTTAAAAgtaacttttacttttttttgacaattataaaatgtaaaatgaccATTAAATTCATATTGTGTCAGTCTTTGGGTTGTTTGAAAATGATGATATGCTTCTTGTTTATTGGTTAGTTGTGATTATTGAACGGACACAGTAAAGCATATAgcattattatcagtagtagtagtagtatttaggTTACATGTTCACAATATTCAACAATGCTGAAGCTTTTCTATCTAATGAAGCAATTATATACTGATTGACGTATGGCACATGTTGCtaatctgtttgtgtttttcccgTTTTATTTTTGATCTCCAAAGGTGAACAATGTGTCAGTCGTTCCCGAAGAGATGCCAATGTCGAACTACCCCGCGCATTTAGCAGGGTCCAGGAGCCACCTCGATGACAACAGCACAAACTATGACAAGCCACCGTACAGCTACACCCCGGAGTGAGTACAcgcacatacactctctctctctctctctctcacacacacacacacacgcacatgcaggGGCTCTATGCTGTTTCACATGTGAACACTTGCTAATAACGGGGGATGTTTGCAGCCCACATGGGGGCGCATGATGTCATTTGCACCGTGTGCCAGGATACTGCAGATGGCAGCACAGAGAGTGCCAAGCTCAGCAAGGATTTGTTTgtggtgcatttttttaaatctagctgtgttgtttttcccaGACTGCTGCTGTAGAATGGCTTGCCAGAACATgttcacatgaaaaaaacaaaaaaacaaatagaaaaacaggaacctgtgtgtgtgtgtgtgtgtgtgtgttttcagcagagGTCGACAAACATGCTGCACATTTACCGACTGTATTTCAGTGGAATGAACCTTCATTCCTAGGTTTGCTTTTCACAGTTTTGGCAAAATAGTGACGGGATTCATGAGGCCATGTAGTCTGTTCCAGtttcagcttaaaaaaaaaaaaaaaaagacagtgaatCACATTTCCCAGCCGTGTCAAATACCTCTGTGCTGATGAGGAAACATTTAACAAGCAAACacataaagaaaacacaaagtcatTGTTCTCCTTTGCTGTACTCATCTGACATGAGCGAGTTGTGAGATCGTCACCACGTTGGCATGATCTGTATTTACACTTCCTGCTCTCTTAAGGGAAGGAATGTAGGAGACTTGATTATTGCATGTGAGCTCATAAATGTAAAGATAAAGGAGGATAAAATACCGACTCAAACAGAATTGGGCTGGGTGATATGTCAACATGTTGATAccgtgatatgagactagatatcgtctgggattttggatattgttgCATTGTGATACAGCACaaatgtcttttcctggttttaaagtctgcattacagtaaagggatgcaatttttttttattcatcttggtaaccatcattaataaatgataaactgataataataaaaacactagTAACAATAACGATTGATAATGGTTGATTATAATACCTTGTTAAATGGGTAATAAATATCTTACTTTGTAAACCATCTATGGACATTATTTGGATGGCTATTATAAAGTTGTAGCTACTGCTTGTTGTAATAATACTTAGTTAATGACAATTAGCCACAAGTGTTATAGTGTTAAAGTCTTATTAAATATATGATTCATCTATCTATGTAATGTTTGtagataaaacaagaaaaatgcatTGTTTGTTAACTGAAAATAACTGTTATGTAAAAATTAATATACCATCCATTTAGCATTTATCagtgatggttattataaaatGTTACCCATCAAAAATCAGCCGTACAATATTAAtttcaaggtatttggtcaaagatttTGTGATGttagattttgtccatatcatccAGCTCTAAAACAATATAAATTGaccacaaatacattttcttggATTCCTGCTAAGTGCTCATAATTTCAGGGATGTAGCATGAGTCATGGCCTCAAAAATCACTGCAAATTGGTCAAAGCCACAGGCCTGAGCTGGGAATAGCAGCAGTAATCATagcttttctgttgtgtttcaaCACACTCCCTGTATGATTAATCCgactctcctcctttctctcagGCCTCCAGTGGAGGACCGTGAGCTTGTGCGAAACGGCACCCCCTACAGCGGGAACCCAGAGGTGGCCAGCTCAGCCGGGAAGCCCAAGAAGAAGCGCCGGCCACGTCGCCGAGCCAACGGACAGGACTACGACACGGACTACGCCTCCTCTGGAGACGAGCTGGACGACAACGACTTCGACAGGTACAAAGGAATCATGGACTTTTTCACCTCAGCCGCCGGCATGACAGGAAGTCGAGGCTGTGGTGCTGTGATGGCATaattttgacatgtttttgctgttttttttaaaaaaaattgttcctTCTGTTACTCTCCATCTACTACAGTGAATTTCCTCCCATAGCGAATGAGCAGGAGCGTGCTGACTACAAGCGCGAGTTTGACCGCGACCA comes from Myripristis murdjan chromosome 12, fMyrMur1.1, whole genome shotgun sequence and encodes:
- the oclna gene encoding occludin, whose product is MSSRPKDSPPPYESDNGYNIPPQPAYSYYPDDEFLHFYRWTSPPGIIKIMAIIAVVLCVAIFACVASTLAWDTQMGLSGFGGIGGGYGGYQPGYGTGGYGSFGGGGYGAGNNYGYGSLGGNYTDPRKGKAFLIAMAAITFIAVLAVFIIIVSRQGLSQSRRFYLAVVIVCAILALLMFIATIVYLMAVNPTAQSSGSVYSSQITGLCAQFQQPQVSGAFVNQYLYHYCVVEPQEAIAVVFGFLVTAALIIILVFALKTRQKIQNYGKSNILWRRVKEVDEVAPPQDVEAWVNNVSVVPEEMPMSNYPAHLAGSRSHLDDNSTNYDKPPYSYTPEPPVEDRELVRNGTPYSGNPEVASSAGKPKKKRRPRRRANGQDYDTDYASSGDELDDNDFDSEFPPIANEQERADYKREFDRDHQEYKDLQAELDAINKNLSDVDKELDELQEGSPQFLDALDEYHRLKDIKKSADYQMKKRRCKYLKGKLSHIKRMVSDYDRRA